One stretch of Girardinichthys multiradiatus isolate DD_20200921_A chromosome 2, DD_fGirMul_XY1, whole genome shotgun sequence DNA includes these proteins:
- the slc17a8 gene encoding vesicular glutamate transporter 3: MPFDFAGLKKQVLKPGKEEVKNTMGDSLGKLQRKIDGSNVEDEDNIELTEDGRPVASAPLPAPLLDCSCGGLPKRYIIAILSGLGFCISFGIRCNLGVAIVEMVNNNTVYINGTRVIQKAQFNWDPETVGLIHGSFFWGYIVTQIPGGFISNKLSANRVFGAAIFLTSVLNMFIPSAARVHYGCVLFVRILQGLVEGVTYPACHGMWSKWAPPLERSRLATTSFCGSYAGAVIAMPLAGVLVQFVGWSSVFYIYGVFGIMWYILWLLLAYGSPAQHPTITEEEKMYIEAAIGETVNQLGVTEKFKTPWRRFFTSMPVYAIIVANFCRSWTFYLLLISQPAYFEEVFGFPISKVGFLSAVPHMVMTIIVPIGGQLADFLRSKKIMSTTNVRKLMNCGGFGMEATLLLVVGFSHTRGVAISFLVLAVGFSGFAISGFNVNHLDIAPRYASILMGISNGVGTLSGMVCPLIVGALTKNKTRLEWQHVFIIASMVHYTGVIFYAIFASGEQQDWANPESLSEDKCGIIGEDELAEESELANDGALACKKSYGTTDNSYG; encoded by the exons ATGCCCTttgattttgcaggtttaaaAAAGCAGGTGCTaaaacctgggaaggaggaggtgaAGAACACAATGGGGGACTCTTTAGGAAAGCTGCAGAG GAAAATAGATGGCAGTAATGTTGAGGATGAAGACAACATAGAACTGACAGAGGATGGCCGTCCAGTGGCATCAGCACCACTTCCTGCCCCCCTGCTGGACTGCAGCTGCGGTGGTCTGCCGAAGCGCTACATCATCGCTATCCTGAGCGGCCTGGGCTTTTGCATCTCTTTTGGCATCCGATGCAATCTGGGTGTGGCTATTGTGGAGATGGTGAACAACAACACCGTCTATATCAATGGGACTCGAGTGATTCAG AAAGCTCAGTTTAACTGGGACCCGGAGACTGTGGGTCTGATCCATGGATCCTTCTTTTGGGGCTACATCGTCACTCAGATCCCAGGCGGGTTTATCTCCAACAAGCTGTCTGCCAACAG GGTGTTTGGGGCTGCCATTTTTCTAACATCAGTGCTGAACATGTTCATCCCATCAGCTGCAAGGGTGCACTATGGCTGCGTCCTGTTTGTACGCATCTTACAAGGGTTAGTGGAG GGGGTCACCTACCCAGCCTGTCACGGGATGTGGTCCAAGTGGGCGCCACCTCTCGAACGTAGTCGACTGGCAACCACATCATTCTGCG GATCCTACGCTGGAGCAGTGATCGCTATGCCTTTAGCTGGAGTCCTGGTGCAGTTTGTCGGCTGGTCATCAGTCTTCTATATTTATG GGGTATTTGGGATCATGTGGTATATCCTATGGCTCCTGCTGGCTTATGGAAGTCCTGCTCAACATCCCACAATCACGGAGGAGGAGAAGATGTACATTGAGGCTGCCATTGGGGAAACAGTCAACCAACTGGGTGTTACAGAG AAATTCAAGACTCCATGGCGTCGTTTCTTTACCTCCATGCCAGTCTATGCAATCATTGTGGCGAACTTCTGCCGCAGCTGGACCTTCTACCTGCTCCTCATCAGCCAACCAGCGTACTTTGAGGAAGTGTTTGGCTTCCCCATCAGCAAG GTGGGGTTCCTGTCCGCCGTCCCCCACATGGTGATGACAATCATCGTCCCTATCGGAGGACAACTGGCGGATTTCTTGCGAAGCAAAAAAATTATGTCAACAACAAATGTGAGGAAACTCATGAACTGTGGAG GATTTGGTATGGAGGCCACTCTTCTGTTGGTTGTTGGATTTTCTCACACTCGAGGAGTTGCCATTTCCTTCCTTGTGCTGGCTGTAGGCTTCAGTGGATTTGCTATTTCAG GTTTTAATGTCAATCATTTGGATATTGCTCCTCGCTATGCCAGTATCCTGATGGGCATTTCCAACGGAGTCGGAACGCTGTCTGGAATGGTGTGCCCCCTTATTGTCGGAGCTTTGACTAAAAACAAG ACTCGCCTGGAGTGGCAGCATGTCTTCATTATTGCCTCCATGGTGCATTACACAGGGGTCATCTTCTATGCTATCTTTGCATCAGGGGAGCAGCAGGATTGGGCCAACCCAGAGAGCCTGAGCGAGGATAAATGCGGCATTATTGGCGAGGACGAGCTGGCGGAGGAGTCGGAGCTTGCCAACGACGGCGCCCTGGCTTGCAAAAAGAGCTACGGAACAACGGACAATTCATACGGTTAA